In Candidatus Sedimenticola sp. (ex Thyasira tokunagai), the following proteins share a genomic window:
- a CDS encoding type I secretion C-terminal target domain-containing protein: protein MMADTTNTTGVVGTGAEPAFDLKITDPTQLQSVIFTQDPENPANLLATLPGGETQTFADYLVLTQVGLPPALTLTDGSVIPGEEIIALVDEINYDLLAPAAGPTGPNGAGGGAGFTPYGTGALGDQLLHGPYGPDPGGLPEFDRPDYELHLAAANTNGTVVVEVIDSASGYVGAGYEDGQPNQHIGDYSTSAMKIVVTMAPGNVDTERVDLTLSGIPDGSELYVGGTTPGDLVTVTGGTYVVNLQGLTDAEQLALLDSIYLIGPKDSDVDFTLYAEARFSGPSGELIVPVEALVVLDAVAEAAVISPPIEEDFIYNYSEDNEDGEPIFGIGFSTETTDSDGSEDISRVILNPHDVGFAASDDPTAVNMLIDGQLITEGAVVQVRAGFFDGSTGLVDAVAGFDGEGTLTLTFDPADQVQNVDLTEGGEYAGLQVRLPQHSDMDLSIDATVITREAVTDPTQEITFDNNESAKTVTLMLDIEAVADKPTDVTITLAAGSEMNEDTTGALIASATFGDHIDGSELHELYVQNLHPELNLGTLTADQGSGWTLIDDSSHTYDGYWMYTVATEDYGVGGSVSIDGLNFTPPAESYDDVDLTVYAVAYDHDDGNSTPTDEATTKGSGHIQVDSVPDLPDSEPGIVDETDMEPTVSTSGVITVDFGQVYADEGTDWIGATVKGSDLFSAQDHNGIDVTADLKSGGAAVSVYFNTADGSYTGYTGTTAPDSLDYSAESTIFTLIFTGDGGTPGTYGYSFELIKPLDHYDPTDPDEDVTFNFGIVAVDADAEPDLDTGTLSILVGDDAPMILPAPEGSHFNFENEVELGRGGGKWGLFNPTYNDWTVEKGNIEIQDGAVLPGTDGSRIIELDAHGGSTTNAVVTTVIDTGAEGYNGLVVDFSYSPRAHGRTDTGDTSAFKIYLIDASADASAWEPDGTGGWQPTAGTLVYGEYINPGSDTVGWQSLSFGAAVPDGVTEMKLVLVGAGIDDSYGALLDNISVNPGNVIEEDPSQPLLINVLEMVDLGADGFGALMLVDGSDNRVTSLSLPEGEAVITTNDEGEAVISFMPSLNYNGSLTLDYEVTDFDGDPVQGQAYVVVTPVNDPPVADDVLTVAESHFGGEMLMLADTDFRGIEEMLPNGTLYYKVFDVDNFVDDGLFEASSLGGADIEDPLHELTFNARTLPDEGTLYRYNSTDGLVELGIGDAFRSTDEVIWTLNESQIRYTEGEEIVGIPGDWGDITFTPMPNGEVTYTSEGVGINDLKTTGRPADWDGDDAKYGDDELLWQQIDDGVEKLYIDIPDSISASVSFEWLAPDEEVNINFHYEHGSSHTITVYGTSGVDTQSFTAPDGKIIVGIQVWSGTNDSEFIVSEVAYTVDEGEMELPETVAFTYDVTDSEGATSEPATAEIIIESDEVSSNDNDYLIGDDGDDDLAGGLGNDYLVGGAGDDELAGDEGDDLLVGGEGDDTLNGGMGSDNLYGEEGADTFIYTAGQVGHDTLHDFMPGEGDVINLDVLFDSLNIDTADRGVEATLDSGNTILKVGTYDGDGVFTDATSGTFSITLDGVELSDLDLDELIGSGHIISDES, encoded by the coding sequence ATGATGGCTGACACAACCAACACAACCGGTGTCGTAGGTACAGGCGCAGAGCCTGCATTCGACCTAAAAATTACCGATCCGACGCAGCTGCAGTCGGTTATCTTTACCCAGGACCCGGAAAATCCGGCCAACCTGCTGGCGACACTCCCGGGTGGGGAAACCCAGACCTTTGCAGATTATCTGGTCCTCACCCAGGTCGGCCTTCCCCCCGCCTTAACCCTAACCGATGGTAGCGTCATCCCAGGCGAAGAGATCATCGCCCTTGTCGATGAGATCAACTACGACCTGCTGGCACCCGCCGCTGGCCCCACCGGCCCTAACGGCGCGGGTGGTGGCGCCGGGTTCACCCCCTATGGAACAGGAGCTCTTGGTGATCAGCTTCTTCACGGTCCCTATGGACCTGATCCCGGTGGTCTGCCTGAATTCGACCGCCCTGATTATGAGCTTCACCTTGCTGCGGCCAATACCAACGGTACCGTGGTGGTTGAGGTTATTGATAGCGCTTCCGGCTATGTAGGCGCCGGCTATGAAGACGGCCAGCCAAATCAGCATATTGGAGACTACTCCACAAGCGCTATGAAGATAGTGGTCACTATGGCACCCGGCAATGTTGATACCGAAAGAGTCGACCTGACACTGAGTGGTATTCCTGATGGGTCTGAACTCTATGTAGGCGGCACAACGCCGGGAGATCTGGTCACCGTCACTGGTGGCACCTACGTTGTAAACCTTCAGGGGCTGACAGATGCAGAGCAGCTTGCCCTGCTCGACTCGATCTATCTGATCGGTCCAAAAGACAGCGATGTCGATTTCACACTCTATGCAGAAGCACGTTTCTCAGGCCCTTCAGGTGAACTTATCGTTCCCGTTGAAGCTCTCGTTGTTCTTGATGCCGTTGCCGAAGCAGCAGTTATTTCCCCACCAATCGAAGAGGACTTCATCTACAACTATTCCGAAGACAATGAGGATGGTGAACCTATCTTCGGCATCGGATTCAGTACCGAGACCACCGACAGTGACGGTTCCGAGGATATCTCAAGAGTCATCCTCAACCCCCATGATGTAGGATTTGCTGCATCTGATGATCCCACTGCAGTCAATATGCTGATCGATGGTCAGCTGATCACTGAGGGCGCCGTAGTACAGGTGCGCGCCGGATTCTTTGACGGCAGCACAGGCCTGGTGGACGCCGTTGCCGGTTTTGACGGCGAAGGCACCCTTACCCTTACCTTTGATCCTGCAGATCAGGTCCAGAACGTTGACCTGACAGAGGGTGGTGAATACGCTGGTCTTCAGGTTCGCCTGCCCCAGCACTCTGATATGGACCTGAGCATAGACGCCACCGTCATTACCCGTGAGGCGGTGACCGACCCAACCCAAGAGATCACATTTGATAACAATGAGTCGGCCAAAACCGTTACTCTCATGCTCGATATTGAGGCAGTGGCTGACAAGCCGACCGATGTCACTATCACATTGGCAGCAGGTAGTGAGATGAATGAAGACACCACTGGAGCACTCATTGCTAGTGCCACCTTTGGTGACCACATTGATGGCTCCGAGCTTCACGAGCTTTATGTCCAGAACCTACATCCAGAGCTCAACCTCGGCACCCTCACTGCCGACCAGGGATCAGGCTGGACACTCATCGACGACAGTAGCCATACCTATGACGGCTATTGGATGTACACCGTCGCTACAGAGGACTATGGCGTGGGCGGTAGCGTCAGTATCGATGGATTAAACTTCACCCCACCAGCTGAATCCTACGACGATGTCGACCTGACGGTATACGCAGTCGCATATGACCATGACGACGGCAATTCCACGCCGACAGACGAGGCCACTACCAAGGGAAGCGGCCACATACAGGTGGACTCCGTGCCCGACCTTCCCGACAGCGAGCCAGGGATTGTGGATGAGACCGATATGGAACCGACGGTGAGCACTTCCGGTGTTATTACCGTTGACTTCGGACAGGTCTACGCTGATGAAGGTACAGATTGGATAGGTGCCACTGTCAAAGGCAGTGATCTGTTCAGTGCACAAGATCACAACGGCATTGATGTCACCGCTGATCTGAAATCGGGTGGTGCAGCAGTCTCTGTCTACTTCAATACAGCAGACGGCAGCTACACCGGTTATACCGGTACCACAGCACCGGACAGCCTCGACTACAGTGCAGAGAGCACTATATTCACCCTGATATTCACTGGGGATGGTGGTACGCCCGGCACCTACGGTTATAGCTTTGAGCTGATCAAACCGCTGGATCACTATGATCCAACTGATCCGGACGAGGATGTCACCTTTAACTTCGGCATAGTCGCAGTCGATGCAGATGCTGAGCCTGATCTGGATACGGGAACACTCTCAATCCTGGTGGGTGATGATGCACCCATGATTCTGCCTGCTCCCGAGGGTTCTCACTTTAACTTTGAAAATGAGGTGGAACTCGGTCGCGGTGGAGGCAAGTGGGGTCTCTTTAACCCGACATATAACGACTGGACAGTCGAGAAAGGCAACATCGAGATCCAGGACGGTGCCGTACTTCCAGGAACAGATGGTTCACGCATCATTGAACTCGATGCCCACGGCGGCAGTACCACTAATGCAGTGGTTACAACCGTTATCGATACCGGGGCCGAGGGCTACAACGGTCTTGTGGTCGATTTCTCATACTCACCGCGAGCTCACGGCAGAACCGATACCGGTGACACCAGCGCCTTCAAGATCTATCTTATCGACGCATCTGCCGATGCCTCGGCATGGGAGCCTGATGGCACTGGGGGCTGGCAACCGACAGCAGGTACCCTGGTTTATGGTGAATATATCAACCCGGGTTCTGACACCGTAGGCTGGCAGAGTCTCAGCTTCGGAGCAGCCGTTCCTGATGGCGTAACCGAGATGAAGCTGGTACTCGTTGGCGCCGGCATTGATGACAGCTACGGCGCCCTGCTCGACAATATTAGTGTGAATCCGGGGAATGTTATTGAAGAGGATCCCAGCCAGCCACTATTGATCAATGTACTTGAGATGGTGGACTTGGGTGCCGATGGTTTTGGCGCACTGATGCTGGTCGATGGCTCGGATAATCGAGTCACCAGTCTGAGCCTGCCTGAGGGTGAAGCAGTTATTACCACCAATGATGAAGGTGAAGCAGTAATCTCCTTCATGCCTTCACTCAACTACAACGGTTCACTGACCCTCGACTATGAAGTCACCGATTTCGACGGTGATCCGGTACAGGGGCAGGCCTATGTCGTTGTGACACCTGTCAATGATCCGCCTGTGGCCGATGACGTACTGACAGTGGCAGAGTCCCACTTCGGTGGTGAAATGCTGATGCTGGCAGACACTGACTTCAGAGGTATAGAGGAGATGCTTCCCAATGGGACGCTTTACTACAAGGTATTCGATGTTGACAACTTTGTAGATGACGGCCTGTTTGAAGCATCCAGCCTGGGTGGTGCAGACATCGAAGACCCACTGCATGAGTTGACCTTCAACGCCAGAACCCTGCCGGATGAGGGTACACTTTATCGTTACAACAGCACAGACGGCTTGGTTGAGCTGGGAATCGGAGATGCCTTCAGGTCCACCGACGAGGTGATATGGACGCTCAACGAATCACAGATTCGTTATACCGAGGGAGAGGAGATAGTTGGTATTCCTGGAGATTGGGGTGATATCACTTTTACCCCCATGCCGAATGGTGAGGTGACCTATACCAGTGAAGGTGTAGGTATTAATGACCTTAAAACCACCGGTCGGCCAGCTGACTGGGATGGTGATGATGCAAAATATGGTGATGATGAGTTGCTATGGCAGCAAATCGATGACGGTGTAGAGAAACTCTATATCGATATCCCAGACTCGATTTCTGCTTCGGTCAGCTTTGAGTGGTTGGCACCCGATGAAGAGGTCAATATCAACTTCCACTACGAGCATGGATCATCACATACCATAACTGTCTATGGTACTTCCGGTGTGGATACACAATCTTTCACCGCACCTGATGGGAAGATCATTGTAGGCATACAGGTCTGGTCTGGAACCAACGATAGTGAATTTATTGTCAGTGAGGTAGCCTACACTGTCGATGAGGGTGAAATGGAGCTCCCTGAGACCGTAGCATTCACCTATGACGTTACTGACTCAGAAGGGGCTACCAGTGAGCCCGCCACTGCTGAAATCATCATTGAGTCCGATGAAGTATCGAGCAATGACAACGACTACCTGATTGGCGACGACGGTGATGATGACCTTGCCGGAGGCCTGGGTAACGATTACCTGGTGGGCGGTGCAGGAGACGATGAGCTTGCCGGTGACGAAGGAGATGATCTGTTGGTAGGTGGTGAAGGTGACGACACCCTCAATGGTGGCATGGGCAGTGATAACCTCTATGGCGAAGAGGGTGCCGACACCTTCATCTATACGGCAGGGCAGGTCGGTCATGACACTCTCCACGACTTCATGCCGGGAGAGGGTGATGTCATCAACCTTGATGTCCTGTTCGACAGCCTCAATATTGATACCGCAGATCGAGGGGTGGAAGCCACACTGGACAGTGGCAATACGATACTGAAGGTTGGTACATACGATGGGGACGGAGTCTTCACCGATGCCACCTCCGGTACCTTCTCAATCACTCTGGATGGCGTCGAACTGAGTGATCTTGATCTGGACGAGTTGATCGGCTCCGGTCACATCATCAGCGACGAGAGCTGA
- a CDS encoding tellurite resistance/C4-dicarboxylate transporter family protein codes for MEIVPENKPWLKHLYPGYFSLTMATGIIAVALDMQGFQALAKIFGAFTLISWSLLVILYTWRLSIYPKDVIENLTNPRTTFIFFTFVAATDISGLLLYENGFLMLALGCWIVAFCFWSALLYFCFGVLCFAHADRNINVVHGGWLILIVGTQSLVLLGAKIAGDLGEFSGYMMVEIYMLWGLGLIFYAIFVTLFCYRIFFLHMELHDYSPLMWVIMGAAAISTNAGSSLLLTDQTMPVLASLNPVVRMLSIMIWTWATWWIPLLIIFGLWKHGYRKVPLAYEPMQWSIVFPLGMYAVATYKLALAAEFTPLVFLSEAMLGVAVVAWLVVITALTRSLLLGWKESHS; via the coding sequence ATGGAAATTGTTCCTGAAAATAAGCCGTGGTTGAAGCATCTCTATCCGGGATATTTCTCCCTGACGATGGCTACCGGTATTATAGCAGTCGCGCTGGATATGCAGGGTTTCCAGGCACTAGCGAAAATATTTGGTGCATTCACCCTGATCTCCTGGTCTCTTCTGGTTATTCTCTATACATGGCGCTTGTCAATCTATCCGAAAGATGTGATCGAAAACCTTACTAATCCACGCACTACATTTATCTTCTTCACCTTTGTCGCCGCTACCGATATCAGCGGTTTGCTACTGTATGAGAACGGATTTCTGATGCTGGCATTGGGCTGTTGGATTGTGGCCTTCTGTTTCTGGTCAGCCCTGCTCTATTTCTGTTTTGGGGTACTCTGTTTTGCTCACGCCGACAGGAATATTAATGTGGTACACGGTGGTTGGCTCATTCTGATCGTCGGTACTCAGTCACTGGTGCTGTTGGGCGCAAAAATAGCAGGTGATCTTGGTGAGTTTTCTGGCTATATGATGGTCGAGATCTATATGCTTTGGGGGCTTGGACTGATCTTCTACGCTATCTTCGTCACCCTCTTCTGCTACAGGATTTTCTTCCTGCACATGGAGTTACATGACTACTCTCCTCTCATGTGGGTCATTATGGGAGCGGCGGCAATCAGCACCAATGCAGGTAGTAGTCTGCTACTCACAGACCAAACAATGCCGGTACTGGCATCCCTGAATCCAGTTGTCCGTATGCTATCGATTATGATCTGGACATGGGCCACATGGTGGATACCACTACTAATCATTTTTGGGCTGTGGAAACACGGTTATCGCAAGGTACCTCTGGCCTACGAACCGATGCAATGGAGTATTGTATTCCCACTTGGCATGTATGCCGTCGCGACCTACAAACTGGCATTGGCAGCAGAATTCACACCATTGGTTTTCTTATCTGAAGCTATGCTCGGAGTTGCCGTGGTCGCATGGTTGGTGGTGATAACCGCCTTGACCCGGAGCTTATTACTCGGCTGGAAGGAATCGCATAGTTGA
- a CDS encoding FKBP-type peptidyl-prolyl cis-trans isomerase, producing the protein MIDVEGNLIDTSDDSEPLSFIQGRQTVFPALEEQIEGRRTGDRLTFTLEPKQGYGERDDALVREIPRSHFEVEGDISVGMTFAAKKDGRRQPITVTAVSEDQITVDANHPLSGVTMNVDVVIVDVRDAVEDELVTGLVQNMDEIYSREEKQNGVPVKGLL; encoded by the coding sequence ATGATCGATGTGGAAGGAAACCTCATCGACACCAGTGATGACAGTGAGCCACTGTCATTTATTCAGGGGCGTCAAACTGTATTTCCTGCTTTGGAAGAACAGATCGAGGGAAGACGTACCGGTGATAGGCTAACCTTCACTCTGGAGCCAAAACAGGGCTATGGTGAACGCGACGACGCACTGGTACGCGAGATCCCTAGAAGTCATTTTGAGGTTGAAGGGGATATATCTGTCGGGATGACGTTTGCCGCTAAAAAAGATGGACGGCGGCAACCTATAACTGTAACGGCGGTGAGTGAAGATCAGATAACTGTTGATGCCAACCATCCACTCTCAGGGGTGACCATGAATGTAGATGTAGTTATCGTTGATGTACGTGATGCTGTAGAGGATGAACTGGTGACCGGACTGGTACAGAACATGGATGAGATCTATTCGCGTGAAGAGAAGCAGAACGGTGTTCCTGTCAAAGGACTTCTTTGA
- a CDS encoding TusE/DsrC/DsvC family sulfur relay protein has translation MSTNPYATRIEYVDVNGRQVATDQEGYIQNMDDWSEEYALALAKKESLELTQDHWDVIYFIREAYERNRVQAQVRDMIKHFKKAWGKERGNNRYLHDIFPKGGPQKQGNRMAGIRKTKGEH, from the coding sequence ATGAGTACAAATCCTTACGCTACGCGCATTGAATATGTCGACGTTAACGGCCGCCAAGTGGCTACAGATCAGGAAGGATATATCCAGAACATGGATGATTGGTCAGAAGAGTATGCTCTTGCTTTGGCCAAAAAGGAGTCACTGGAACTTACCCAGGACCATTGGGATGTAATCTATTTTATTCGTGAAGCCTATGAGAGAAATCGGGTACAGGCTCAGGTGCGGGATATGATTAAGCACTTCAAAAAAGCCTGGGGAAAAGAACGTGGTAACAACCGTTACCTACATGATATTTTTCCCAAGGGCGGCCCACAAAAACAGGGCAACCGTATGGCCGGAATACGTAAAACCAAAGGGGAACACTGA
- the narI gene encoding respiratory nitrate reductase subunit gamma yields MTLHDIVFGAYPYLAGTIFLLGSWIRFDREQYTWKSDSSQLLSNKGMWLASNLFHVGIIGIFMGHFVGMLMPHSWFLALGVSDVSHQYLAVYAGGVFGLMCLAGAAMLFLRRISEPRVKATSRKRDTFVIGWIMVTVTLGLTTVFVSIGHASHGDVSQMLALADYVKSIATLSVDPSLIAGVSPIFKIHMLFGMSVFLIFPFTRLVHVWSVPITYLGRAYQIVRVKKGYMN; encoded by the coding sequence ATGACATTACATGATATTGTTTTCGGGGCTTACCCCTATCTAGCCGGTACTATCTTCCTACTTGGAAGCTGGATCCGTTTCGACCGTGAGCAGTACACTTGGAAATCAGATTCCAGTCAACTGCTGAGCAACAAGGGAATGTGGCTGGCGAGTAATCTGTTCCATGTGGGTATCATCGGTATCTTTATGGGGCATTTTGTCGGTATGCTGATGCCACATAGCTGGTTCCTGGCACTGGGTGTCTCTGATGTTTCGCATCAGTATCTCGCTGTCTATGCGGGTGGTGTTTTTGGCCTCATGTGCCTGGCTGGTGCAGCTATGCTGTTTTTACGCCGGATCAGTGAACCTCGCGTTAAGGCTACCAGCCGTAAGAGGGATACCTTTGTGATCGGTTGGATTATGGTCACCGTAACCCTGGGGCTAACGACAGTGTTTGTCTCTATCGGCCACGCCTCCCACGGTGATGTATCGCAGATGCTCGCACTCGCCGACTACGTTAAAAGCATCGCTACCCTGAGTGTGGATCCCAGTCTGATCGCAGGTGTCTCACCGATCTTCAAGATCCACATGCTCTTCGGTATGTCAGTGTTCCTGATCTTTCCATTCACCCGACTCGTTCATGTCTGGAGTGTGCCCATAACCTACCTTGGGCGCGCATATCAGATCGTTCGTGTAAAGAAGGGTTACATGAATTGA
- the narJ gene encoding nitrate reductase molybdenum cofactor assembly chaperone → MRIYKIMARLLDYPNAELMENLSGIIDMLKEDPEISEQERGALMEFISWMNIHDLTGMQSDYVQTFDMTPEHDLHLTHHLFGDDRGRGPALIDLSEYYKGAGLELEEGEIPDYLPLILEYVSTLDDMQARVFLGDAAKVLKVLAENLEKAESPYAKLLRIVEDRGHLAQAA, encoded by the coding sequence ATGCGTATATACAAAATAATGGCGCGTCTACTGGACTATCCCAACGCAGAGTTGATGGAAAATCTTTCGGGCATTATCGATATGCTTAAAGAGGATCCAGAGATCAGCGAGCAGGAGCGTGGTGCATTGATGGAGTTCATCTCGTGGATGAATATCCATGATCTGACAGGTATGCAGAGTGACTATGTGCAAACCTTCGATATGACGCCGGAGCATGACCTGCATCTGACTCATCATCTTTTTGGTGATGATCGTGGGCGTGGGCCGGCACTTATCGACCTGTCTGAGTACTACAAGGGTGCCGGACTGGAGCTGGAGGAGGGTGAGATTCCTGACTACCTGCCCCTGATTCTGGAATATGTGTCCACGCTCGATGATATGCAGGCCAGAGTCTTTTTGGGTGATGCAGCCAAAGTGCTTAAAGTATTGGCTGAAAATCTTGAAAAGGCTGAAAGCCCCTATGCAAAGCTGCTTCGGATTGTCGAAGACCGCGGTCATTTAGCTCAGGCAGCATGA
- the narH gene encoding nitrate reductase subunit beta, with protein MKIRAQIAMVLNLDKCIGCHTCSVTCKNIWTNRKGVEYAWFNNVESKPGIGFPKEWENQDIWNGGWTKKNGQLELKAGGRLSKLLNIFANPDMPEIDDYYEPFDFDYAKLQNKPLSEAAPTARPHSQITGERMEKIHWGPNWEDDLAGAFEDRAKDKNFEGIQKQMYKEFEKTFHMYLPRLCNHCLNPACVASCPSGAIYKRDEDGAVLIDQDKCRGWRMCVSGCPYKKIYYNWESGKSEKCILCYPRIESGMPTACAESCVGRIRYMGVVLYDADKISDAAGTENEKGLYESQLDMYLDPNDPEVIAQALEEGISQQWLDAAKNSPVYKMAVEWKIAFPIHPEFRTLPMMWYVPPLSPVQSQLDQGNLPTEADGVIPKASALRFPAQYLANLLTAGDEAPIISALNRMLAMRSNQRTKAIKGEANGAALDSVGLTEDQAEEMYQMLGIANYGDRFVIPTAHDEIINEDPYALQGQNGFGPGNTSSQDSEGGKGFTLFPTPRKRTYNPQGVQPRKKT; from the coding sequence ATGAAAATACGTGCACAAATTGCAATGGTCCTGAACCTGGACAAGTGCATCGGTTGTCACACTTGTTCGGTGACATGTAAGAACATCTGGACCAACCGTAAAGGTGTCGAGTATGCCTGGTTTAACAACGTAGAGAGTAAGCCGGGTATCGGTTTCCCCAAAGAGTGGGAGAACCAGGATATATGGAACGGTGGCTGGACCAAGAAAAATGGTCAGCTGGAGCTTAAGGCCGGTGGGCGTTTAAGCAAACTGCTGAACATCTTTGCCAATCCGGACATGCCTGAAATCGACGACTACTACGAGCCGTTTGATTTTGACTATGCAAAACTGCAGAACAAGCCCCTCTCAGAGGCTGCGCCTACAGCACGTCCGCACTCCCAGATTACCGGCGAGCGGATGGAGAAGATTCATTGGGGACCCAACTGGGAAGATGACCTTGCAGGTGCGTTTGAAGATCGTGCCAAGGATAAAAACTTTGAAGGCATCCAGAAGCAGATGTATAAGGAGTTTGAGAAAACTTTCCATATGTACCTGCCTCGCCTGTGTAACCACTGCCTGAATCCGGCATGTGTTGCCAGCTGTCCCTCCGGTGCTATCTATAAGCGTGATGAGGATGGCGCGGTTCTGATTGATCAGGATAAGTGTCGTGGCTGGCGTATGTGTGTCAGCGGCTGTCCCTATAAGAAGATCTACTACAACTGGGAATCTGGTAAATCTGAGAAGTGCATTCTCTGTTACCCGCGTATCGAGTCGGGTATGCCCACTGCTTGTGCCGAGTCCTGTGTGGGCCGTATCCGCTACATGGGTGTTGTTTTGTACGATGCAGATAAGATCAGTGATGCGGCAGGTACTGAGAATGAGAAGGGGCTCTATGAGTCACAGCTCGATATGTACCTTGATCCTAACGATCCGGAAGTTATCGCCCAGGCTTTGGAAGAGGGTATTTCACAGCAGTGGCTGGATGCAGCCAAGAACTCTCCTGTCTATAAAATGGCAGTGGAGTGGAAAATAGCCTTCCCAATCCATCCTGAGTTCCGTACTTTGCCAATGATGTGGTACGTACCGCCACTGTCACCGGTTCAAAGCCAGCTTGACCAGGGCAACCTGCCGACAGAGGCCGATGGCGTGATTCCAAAGGCAAGTGCACTGCGCTTCCCGGCACAATATCTGGCCAATCTTTTGACTGCGGGTGATGAGGCTCCGATCATCAGTGCACTGAATCGTATGCTGGCAATGCGTAGCAATCAGCGGACTAAAGCGATAAAGGGTGAAGCCAACGGTGCGGCCCTCGATTCGGTGGGCCTGACCGAGGATCAAGCTGAAGAGATGTACCAGATGCTTGGTATTGCCAACTACGGTGATCGCTTTGTGATACCCACGGCTCATGATGAGATAATAAACGAAGATCCGTATGCCCTGCAGGGACAAAATGGTTTCGGACCGGGTAACACAAGCTCGCAAGACAGTGAGGGCGGAAAGGGTTTCACTCTCTTCCCAACACCACGCAAGCGCACTTATAACCCCCAGGGCGTCCAGCCCCGTAAGAAAACTTAA